GCTGGACTTTCAGTTGCCCCTTGTGGACACGGCGGATTTCTTATAAGGGACCGTCACAGAGCGTGAAGTGAGAGGGCTTATTCTGCATTTCCCACTGTTCTTCGCTCTACATTTTGTCTAATTGATTATTGCGGCATTCATGTGTCCGATAATATATTGTACCTCTGACTACCGCGCCTGGTTTGTAGTCTCAGTCCTGGTTTTGCGCTGCTGTGCTCCCTCCCGAAAGTCCCTTCTGGATTGTGCTTGTGCTGCccggggatctcccagaattacaagcggTCTCCACTCCAGGCAGATCCCCAGATCTCCGAAATAGCTTCTTGTTAACGGCCCAGGTCAGGTCTTGCAAGCAGATGGCCATGGCTTCTTTGGTGGAGTCCTTCCAACTCATGTCGgggttcttcctttccttcccccccctcctgcttcctTCAACTTTGCCTAGCATGACTGTCTTTCCTGGtgacttgtcttctcatgatgtgaccacaGTACGATAGTCTCGGTTGAGTCATTTTAGCTATAGTTGtaacttggtgttgtggttaatagcagcagcttctaatcgggcgagctgggtttgattccccgctcctcctccacatgcagccagctgggtgaccttgggcttgtcacagtcctgttcgaaGCTGTTgccaaagagcagttctctcagagctctctcaggcccacccacctcacagggtggctgttgcggggaacggaagggaaggcggttgtaaggtgatttgaaactccttcgggcaatgaaaagcggggCACACAAAGTCACTCTTCgtctcaggcttgatttgatcggACACCCCATGAGTCATAGCCGTAAAACTCTCCTCCGAGGCCATATTTCAGATGGATCCATTTTCTTTTTGCCAGCTTTCACCTCCATCCAGCAGCAATGGGGAAGGACACGCCTCGAATTCACTTGACCTTGGCCGCCAGAGAGAGATTCTGACCCTTCAGGATCTTTCCTAGCAGTTTCCTGGcggccctccccagactcctatCCCCTTCCTGGCCCATTAACGCCTCCCATAAATTTCTATTTCTGGCAGGATGCTGCTTTGAGCCCCCCCTTCCTTGTTGGGGGGGGCACAGTTgcaaaaacccacccacccctttgttgctctgtgtttttttaatctaAACACTTTTTAGGGAAAATGATATAAATATCAAAGGGGTGCAGGAGAGCAAAAGGATTATTAGTAACACGAATCATCATGTTCCAAACACATTATAAATTGCGGGGTGTCGAAAATAAGGAGTGGAGCAAAAGATTCCCCCCATTGTAATCTTAGCACTCATCCTCACTTCAaatactctaaatcaggggtagtcaaactgcggccctccagatgtccatggactacaattcccatgagcccctgccagcgaatgctggcaggggcttctgggaattgtagtccatggacatctggagggccgcagtttgactacccctgcaaatgcTTCTAAATGCTGAATGTTGTAACTCGTCTGTATTTTACTGCCATAAGACGCTCCTCTGGTGGATCCTTTGTctaccctctcccccaccccattgctgCCCCGCACCGAATCCGCCCCCTGGTAGCAGAACATCTGAAAAGCATTTTGAATGCCCCTCTAGTCTGGatgagggaggggggcagcggAGAAGGTGGGAATGGTGCTGAGATGAAGCCCCCCTCTTCTcatcttggagggaggggaggccactAGGGCTCAGTCACGTATGTGAAATGTGAGGATAACTTTTGGTGCTTTTTGTCCCTGCTGGCTCAGCCAGTCTCCCGCCCCCCAGCTTTGTCTGTGTCTttggaatagggatgccagcttccaggtgagccctggggatcccctggagttttAGCTcagctctccaccccaccccaccccccaggatgaaatggctgctttggaaggtggaggttcctgtcctccccatgtTCCCCCCACCACCCAGATTCTCCATGAGttccccaaccaggagctggcagccctagcacctgtgtagtcaacctgtggtcctccagatgtccatgggctacaattcccatgagcccctgccagcgtttgctggcaggggctcatgggaattgtagtccatggacatctggaggaccacaggttgacaacccctagTCTAGAGGAGAGCTGCAATTTTGGGGgtttccctggaggctggcatctctagaggAATCAGAGGAACCGGAAACATGAGCTGGGAGGGACAGGAAACTCAAAGCAGGAGGGACACAACCAAGGGGACCAACAGGACACAATACCTGCTGCCTCTTTATCCTGCCCTTTTGCCAATGGCTCACCCCTccgtcctcacaacaatcctgcaaggtagggcaGGCGGAGACAGAATCATTGACTGAAAGTGGTCTGGGAAATTTCATGGccaggagggatttgaaccctgTCTGAATACCCTGACACCACTCTGGCTTCTAGCATGCCCAGCATCCTATAACCGAGTCAGCTCAGCGTTGGGGTCATAGCATCAGACTCTAGGCTCggctttcctccccaccccccaccccaaaataaacCTCTCCTTGATGGTGAGAACATCAGACAGGGGCGTTGTGTgaataaaagggaggggggtcTTTGGGGGGAATCAGTAGCGGGTAGGGGCTGCAGGGGTGGATCGGGGCCGTGGAGTCCCCTATGCACATCTGTGGGTTGCACATCTGTGGGTGCGGGTTTCCCCCTTTGCGCCGCGTCACGTCGGAATCCAGCCCCCGCCCGCTCACCCCGCGATTGTGACGTCATCCTTGGGTTCCCCCGCACCCCCACCTCCGCCCCCCATATGTCCCTTCCTCCGCGCGCGGCCCCCTCGCCAGCCTTTACGTGGGAACAGGACAGGTGTCGTGTCGTCACGGGGCGGGGAGGGCGGCGCGTGTGCGGAACAGCCtcccgggggagggagggagggggcgagggggcgTGGCCGCCGGGCGAAGGAGCGCcgccttctttctttcattctcccCGTCGGGGCTCTTTTCATTCAACGCGTCTCTCCTCGGCTCGCGATAGGGCGAGCCCGCTCTGTTTGAAGCGCCTCTGCCGCCGCTGATTGGCCGCCCGGGCGGGCCCGTCTGCAAGCGGGGGGCGGCGCCTGTGCCTTGAAATAAGCCAGCCCGGCGCGTCGGGCTCGGCCAAGCGGACAGCGCCTTTGTCTGCCtcggggggacggagggagggcgagccgcacgcagcgctgatctctcctctctgcctgcctccctcccttcctttctttgcaCAGCTCCCTCCGGGACGGACCTGCACCGCTAGCCCCGGCGGCTTCGGCTGGAGAAGGACCCTTCCGCCGGCCTTCCGCCGCCCCCCGTGGGATGTGAGCAGAGGACCAGCCAGCGGTGCCCCCGAGCgcccagggaaggaaggagaagcccCCGCGGAGCACCATGCCGGTGGAGACCCTCCGCGCCGGCCACCAAGCCAGCACGGCCGTGGGGCCCTTCACCTCGGCCATGCCCTTCCGCATCCTCAACAAGGGCCCCGAGTACTTCCGCCGGCCGGCAGCCCCCGGGGCCGCCAAGAAGTTCAGCGCGGTGGAGAGGCTGGAGGCCGACAAGGCCAAGTACGTCAAGAGCCAGAAAGTGGCCAGCACCAAGCAGGAGCCCGTGAAGCCCCTCTTCCTCCGGCAGCCCCTCTTCGCCCCCGGCGTGCGCCGGGCGATGCTCACCCCCGGCCGCAAGACCCCGCAGGGAGGGCGCCGGGGGGAGGTCTGCGCCGGCAAGACCTCCTTGAACCTGGAAATCCTCAACAACCTGATCAACTTCTGCGACAGCCCGCTCTCCTTCCCCAAAGCCGAGAGCCCCCTGGAGCACAAGCGGACGCCGGACCCCCACGCCAGGAGCCCGGGCAGCCTGCCGAGGAAGAAGGGGCCCGAGGAGGGCATGAGTAAACTCTCCCAAAGCTCGGCCTCCTCCAAGCCCCCCAGCACCTTGGCCGTGCGCCGGGTGGACGTCCGTCCGTGCGTGGCGATGCGCGCCAGGGTGACGCCGACCATCCAGCTGACTCCCGTCGCCACCTCTCCCGCCCACGCCCGGATCCCGTCCTCCGGGTCCCTCGACTCCCAGAGTCCCCGCCGAGAGCTGTGGCCGGAGAGCGCCAAGCGCCAGACCCTCCTGCACCGGTCCAAATCGGACCTGAGCGACCGGTACTCGCGGGCCACGGCCGACTTGGAGCGCTTCTTCAACTACTGCGGCCTGGACCCCGAGGACCTCGGCGAGGTGGAGGTGGAGCGGTTCACGCGGGCCAGCTCCGACATCGTCTCCGGCAAGTTCCACAGCGTCAGCACGGCCAGCTCGGAGGGGACCCGCTCCCGGCACAGTGCCGTCAccctggaggagaggcaggcCGAGCGCATGCCCTACGGCATCTCCGTCATCGAGCGCAACGCCCGAGTCATCAAGTGGCTGTACGGACTCCGGCAGGTGAAGGAACCGCCAAAGGTATCCAACGTATAGCGGGGTGCTTTCCGTGGACTCCAGCGAGGAGAGAGAGCAAGCTCTTGCGGAATTCTCTGTCTGTTTTGACCGTGGACAGTTGAACACTTTGTTACTCTTCCCAGTTCTTTTTTGTGTGTCCCTGTGAGAAATATTTGGCGTGCGCATTATTGGTGGTGGTGAAGTTTTGCATTTGAGGCGTCCTTCAgtcttgggggcggggggaacagAAAATCCCAAGTAGCTTCAGAGGTTGGCCATAAGGGTCTACTGGGCCAAAATGATTTGGAGGAGAATGAACTTTTGAGAGTTCAggctcactttgtcagataaaATTTGAAAGGAGGAGTGTCACAGATCCTCGTTCTCTGCCCCAAGGCAATGCTCCCTGTTAAGCTGAGTACTGTTTGCACCGTACCTTTGCATCTGTAGTCTCTTCTGGGCagcatccctcccaccttctggagGAGATAGAAGGATGCAGGGATCTCCATTCCAGCTAGTATCTGACGAAGGAAGCTCAGAATTCTCAAAAGTTCCTACCCTGAAACTTTGGTTGCTCTCTAAGGTGCCGCCAGATGCAAATCGAGCTTTCTCCACCCAGGTTTCGCAGAGATAAGGTTGGGAGCAGGATTCTAGATCTTGTTGGTCAACATCTCCCTGGAAGGGCTTAAAGGGAAAACGCGTTTCGCACAAGCAGCCTGTCTGTCCTGGGAAGAGAGGTGCTTGGAGAGAGGCGCGTGGAATTGAGACGGGGAGGGCAAACGGAACCGAGAGAAGACTTTTTAAAGAACAATTATGGTTGACcacaaaaatcagagtccggtagcacctttaagaccaacaaagatttattcaaggcgtgagctttcgagtgcaagcactcgaaagctcacgccttgaataaatctttgttggtcttaaaggtgctaccggactctgattttgttgcgctacttcaaaccaacacggcgacccgctTGAATCTGTCGTGGACAAAACACCCTGCCAGAGAAGGATCTCTTCTCCAGCCGATCCACCCAAGGAACAGCAGTGAGAAGCACACCGGTTCACCCAAGGGGCTTGTCTTGCTGGCAGCTATCTGTGCCCTGGCAGGGGGGTGACAGCACCCGCAGCTTCCGAGCCAGGACCCTGTGGCTGCTGGTGGTGGCATGGGCATGGCTGGCCCTTGCTTGGAGGTGACAAAACACTTTGTACCGGCACCTGGGTGCAACAAGACAGCTTCAAGAGTCAgcggggtgtcgtggttaagagcagaagggtttgattcctcgctcctcctcctcctccccatgaagccagctgggtggctgtgggctagtcccaattctctcagagctgttctcgcggAGCAGTTCTcacggagctctctcagccccacttaactcacagagagtctgttgtggggagaggaggaggtgtttgtaagctgcttggggtcTCCTTCAGAgcgtaaaaagcggggtataataaaacagctcttctaaaagGAAGCAGTTTCCTGCCGGCAGGTCCAGGGTTCAAAACCTGGGGCTGCCGTTTGGAGACTTTGATCCCGCACCTGTTTGCCTGCTCTGCCCTGTGAACCAGttcagggaatgggggggggggggggttagcaggAGCAACAATGCGCTAGGTAACAATGGGGCATCTTACGGCTGAGTGAGCTTTCAAAGGGtattgtgtgtgagggagggagaggaatgcGGAGCCGTTTTGGTGGGAGTCCTGGAAAAACCTCTCGGGCACACTGCCCAGCCAATCGCCGCTCCTCTGCCCTCTTTTGGGGACGGTTTGCGCAAGGGCGCGTTGCCAACAAAAGCGGGAATCGGGCGACCCTTCCAAGAGTGGAATTGAGCGTCCAAGAGCAACAAGAGTTTTCAGGAAAGGATACCGGGTCATCTGGGACCTCTCTGGTCCTGCTGGGGGGCTTGTGCGTTCTTTAAAATTGTGACTTGGGTGTGAACAGCCTCAGGCGGGTGGCGAGCgggggaaaggagggcagagacacatggggctgctgtggttaaaagaaccaggttcgattccccgctcctccctgtGTAGCCAGCCGGGTGGGCTTGAGCCAGTCACGGTTcgctcagagctgttctcttcagagcagttctctcagagtgctctcattcccacctccctcgcagggcgtctgttgtggggaatggaagggaaaggggattgtgagccactttgagtagtgaaaagcagggtctaaaaaccccagctcttattCTAGGGCTTTGTGCCACACATCCTCTGCTTCTtataggtggggcctggagatctcctggaattacagtagaTCTCCAGATGACGGAGATCAGTTGTGCATCACACCCTGGATGACCCATTCCCCCTCAAATCCAGCTTATTGCCCAAATCTCCAAAAAcgtcccaatctggagctggcagccctggcctCCTGTGTCTCCGACTTCTTTGCTCCAAGTGGGGCAAAGAAGGCTGACCCCTTGACCGCCAGAAATCCCCTGCAGAgatagtcaggggtagtcaacctg
The nucleotide sequence above comes from Paroedura picta isolate Pp20150507F chromosome 4, Ppicta_v3.0, whole genome shotgun sequence. Encoded proteins:
- the FAM110A gene encoding protein FAM110A; this encodes MPVETLRAGHQASTAVGPFTSAMPFRILNKGPEYFRRPAAPGAAKKFSAVERLEADKAKYVKSQKVASTKQEPVKPLFLRQPLFAPGVRRAMLTPGRKTPQGGRRGEVCAGKTSLNLEILNNLINFCDSPLSFPKAESPLEHKRTPDPHARSPGSLPRKKGPEEGMSKLSQSSASSKPPSTLAVRRVDVRPCVAMRARVTPTIQLTPVATSPAHARIPSSGSLDSQSPRRELWPESAKRQTLLHRSKSDLSDRYSRATADLERFFNYCGLDPEDLGEVEVERFTRASSDIVSGKFHSVSTASSEGTRSRHSAVTLEERQAERMPYGISVIERNARVIKWLYGLRQVKEPPKVSNV